One genomic window of Sphingopyxis sp. OPL5 includes the following:
- a CDS encoding efflux RND transporter permease subunit, translated as MIEKLLDASIRFRWAVVLLTLIISAYGLTQLLKLPIDAVPDITNKQVQINTVEPNLGPLDIERLVTFPIETAMAGIPGLQSSRSISRNGFSQVTVIFEDDTDLYFARQQVAERLGQAKGTLPDGAEPQMGPVSTGLGEVLMYTVDFAPTANAKNPKIAGKPGFQPDGSYRTPTGEILVDDVAKLGYLRTVQDWVIRPQLRSVSGVAGIDSIGGYEKQFVVQPDATKLASYGISFSELAEALERANISVGANFVERGGEAFLVRADGRIRTLDEISRATVANRGGVPVMVRDVATVQIGGELRTGSASENGKELVVGTVLMLAGGNSRIVASAAAERLEDVARSMPPGIVVKPVLDRSQLVDATIGTVEKNLAEGALLVAAILFWLLGNFRAAVIATLVIPISFLVMGTGMNITGTSGNLMSLGALDFGLIVDGSIIIIENCLRRLAERQHHEGRLLSLSERLHEVFEASREMVKPTIYGQAIIFLVFVPLLTFTGVEGKTFSPMAITVLLALGGAFIASLTFVPAMVALLLRGKVAEKEVRAIAWVKERYEPVLGRVIARPWPWIGAGGGTFAAAILVFGMLGSEFIPVLGEGNLAMQALRIPSTSLNKSQDMQLQVEKAVSALPEVAFIYSKTGTAEVASDPMPPNASDTFIILKPRGDWPDGVRTKDDVIERVEKKLEPLVGNAFEISQPIQLRFNELIAGVRGDIAIKLYGDDLDEMGRAAQQVAAILNTVPGAADVKVEQTAGFPVLDVQFDRDAIARYGLTLRDVSDTVAAALGGREAGIVFEGDRRFDIVVRLDRATRDDLDAVGALPVLLPGEGGARASVPLGELAKFSFSEGLNQVSRENGKRRVVVQANVRGNDLGSFVAEAQDKVNAQVKLPTGSFIEWGGQFENLQAASARLSIVIPIIFAAIFGILFMALGGVRQAVAVYSAIPLALAGGVFALLLTGLPFSVSAAVGFIVLSGVTVLNGLVVMTSINQRIDEGKPVDVAIGEGVMERVRAVLMTGIVPAIGFVPMALATGTGAEVQKPLAIVVIGGLITSTLLTLFVLPAISHLLLRGRARAHVAGDYADVTALGERAIAADQK; from the coding sequence ATGATCGAAAAACTTCTCGATGCGTCGATACGCTTTCGCTGGGCTGTGGTTCTCCTCACCCTCATCATCTCGGCCTACGGCCTGACGCAGCTGCTCAAGCTGCCGATCGATGCCGTCCCCGACATCACCAACAAACAGGTTCAGATCAACACCGTCGAACCCAATCTGGGACCACTCGACATCGAACGCCTCGTCACCTTCCCCATTGAAACCGCGATGGCGGGAATCCCGGGACTGCAGAGCTCGCGCTCGATTTCGCGCAACGGGTTCAGTCAGGTTACGGTGATCTTCGAGGACGATACCGATCTCTATTTCGCCCGTCAGCAGGTGGCGGAACGGCTGGGCCAGGCCAAGGGCACCTTGCCCGACGGCGCCGAGCCGCAAATGGGTCCGGTCTCCACGGGTCTCGGCGAAGTGCTGATGTACACCGTCGACTTTGCGCCGACGGCCAATGCGAAAAATCCCAAGATCGCCGGAAAGCCGGGCTTCCAGCCGGACGGCTCCTACAGGACCCCGACCGGCGAAATCCTCGTCGATGACGTCGCCAAGCTCGGTTATCTGCGGACCGTGCAGGACTGGGTGATCCGCCCACAACTGCGCTCGGTATCGGGGGTCGCCGGTATCGATTCGATCGGCGGTTATGAAAAGCAGTTCGTCGTCCAGCCCGACGCGACCAAATTGGCGAGCTATGGCATTTCATTCTCGGAACTCGCCGAAGCGCTCGAACGCGCCAATATCTCGGTCGGCGCGAACTTCGTCGAACGCGGCGGCGAGGCCTTCCTCGTGCGCGCCGATGGCCGCATTCGAACCCTCGACGAAATCTCCCGGGCGACCGTCGCGAACCGCGGCGGGGTGCCCGTCATGGTTCGTGATGTCGCGACCGTGCAGATCGGCGGCGAACTGCGCACCGGGTCGGCGTCCGAAAACGGCAAGGAACTGGTCGTCGGCACCGTCCTGATGCTCGCGGGCGGCAACAGCCGGATCGTGGCCTCGGCGGCGGCCGAACGCCTCGAGGATGTTGCGAGGTCGATGCCGCCGGGGATCGTCGTCAAGCCGGTGCTCGACCGCTCGCAACTCGTCGACGCGACGATCGGTACGGTCGAAAAGAACCTTGCCGAAGGCGCGTTGCTCGTCGCGGCGATATTGTTCTGGCTGCTCGGAAACTTCCGCGCCGCGGTCATCGCGACCTTGGTCATCCCGATCTCGTTCCTGGTCATGGGAACAGGAATGAACATCACCGGCACGTCGGGCAATCTCATGAGCCTCGGCGCGCTCGATTTCGGGCTGATCGTCGACGGCTCGATCATCATCATCGAAAATTGTCTCAGGCGATTGGCCGAGCGACAACATCATGAAGGACGATTGCTCTCGTTGAGCGAGCGGTTGCATGAGGTGTTCGAAGCCTCACGCGAAATGGTGAAGCCGACGATCTACGGCCAGGCGATCATCTTCCTCGTGTTCGTGCCGCTGCTCACCTTTACCGGGGTCGAGGGCAAGACCTTCTCGCCGATGGCGATCACGGTGTTGCTGGCGTTGGGCGGCGCGTTCATCGCATCGCTGACCTTCGTGCCGGCCATGGTTGCGTTGCTCCTGCGCGGCAAGGTCGCCGAGAAAGAAGTCCGTGCGATCGCTTGGGTCAAGGAGCGTTACGAACCTGTGCTGGGGCGCGTCATCGCGCGCCCCTGGCCGTGGATCGGTGCGGGCGGCGGGACGTTCGCGGCGGCCATCCTCGTGTTCGGGATGCTCGGAAGCGAGTTCATCCCGGTGCTCGGCGAGGGCAATCTTGCGATGCAGGCGCTCCGTATTCCCTCGACATCCTTGAACAAGTCGCAGGACATGCAGCTTCAGGTCGAAAAAGCGGTGTCGGCATTGCCCGAGGTTGCCTTCATCTATTCGAAGACGGGCACGGCCGAGGTCGCCAGCGACCCAATGCCGCCGAACGCGTCGGATACCTTCATCATCCTGAAGCCGCGGGGCGACTGGCCCGACGGCGTCCGTACGAAGGATGATGTGATCGAGCGGGTCGAGAAGAAGCTCGAACCTTTGGTCGGCAACGCCTTCGAAATCAGCCAGCCGATCCAGCTGCGTTTCAACGAGCTGATCGCCGGGGTGCGCGGCGATATCGCGATCAAGCTGTACGGCGACGATCTCGACGAGATGGGCCGCGCGGCGCAGCAGGTGGCGGCGATCCTGAACACCGTGCCGGGCGCCGCCGACGTCAAAGTCGAACAGACCGCGGGCTTCCCCGTGCTCGATGTCCAGTTCGACCGCGATGCCATCGCCCGATACGGTCTGACGCTTCGGGACGTCAGCGACACTGTCGCGGCGGCGCTCGGCGGGCGCGAAGCCGGGATCGTGTTCGAAGGCGACCGGCGTTTCGATATCGTCGTCCGGCTCGACCGGGCGACGCGCGACGATCTCGATGCGGTGGGGGCGCTCCCCGTGCTGCTGCCGGGCGAGGGTGGCGCGCGGGCATCGGTGCCGCTCGGCGAACTCGCCAAGTTCAGCTTCTCCGAGGGGCTCAACCAGGTCAGCCGTGAAAACGGCAAACGGCGCGTCGTCGTACAGGCCAACGTCCGCGGCAATGACCTCGGATCCTTCGTTGCGGAGGCGCAGGACAAGGTGAACGCGCAGGTGAAACTTCCCACCGGCAGCTTCATCGAATGGGGCGGGCAGTTCGAAAATCTGCAAGCCGCGTCGGCGCGCCTGTCGATCGTCATCCCGATCATCTTTGCCGCGATCTTCGGCATATTGTTCATGGCCTTGGGCGGCGTGCGGCAGGCGGTCGCGGTCTATTCGGCGATCCCGCTCGCCTTGGCAGGCGGGGTGTTTGCGCTCCTGCTCACGGGGTTACCCTTCTCGGTATCGGCCGCGGTGGGCTTCATCGTGCTTTCGGGCGTGACCGTGCTGAACGGCCTCGTTGTGATGACGAGCATCAACCAGCGCATCGACGAAGGAAAACCTGTGGACGTCGCGATCGGTGAAGGCGTCATGGAGCGGGTTCGCGCCGTACTGATGACCGGGATCGTTCCGGCCATCGGCTTCGTTCCGATGGCGCTGGCCACCGGCACCGGCGCCGAGGTACAGAAGCCGCTCGCGATCGTCGTGATCGGCGGTTTGATCACCTCGACGCTGCTGACCTTGTTCGTCTTGCCCGCAATCAGCCATTTGCTGCTTCGTGGGCGGGCGCGGGCGCATGTGGCGGGCGACTATGCCGACGTCACGGCGCTGGGCGAGCGGGCCATCGCCGCTGACCAGAAGTAG
- a CDS encoding enoyl-CoA hydratase/isomerase family protein, which yields MSELLIETRGQVEIATLNRPDRLNALSEGLVDELNAYFGGLADRKEVRVVILRGAGRGFCAGLDIQEDRTTDETPVLRTLRTQTSIGNIYRKMRACPQPIIALGHGAAAGGGLSLLLASDVRYGTPSFRCNAAYIRIGLGGCDMASSYFLPRLVGASLAAEMILTGRFIDAERALRAGLISEIVEEEALLDRGLALADEMLATAPWGLRLSKQALNLNIDAQSLDAAMAIEDRQQVILSATEDHKEALAAFLGKRPPEYSEQ from the coding sequence GTGAGCGAGCTGCTGATCGAGACGCGTGGGCAGGTGGAGATCGCGACGCTCAACCGGCCCGATCGGCTGAACGCGCTCAGCGAAGGGCTGGTCGACGAACTCAACGCCTATTTCGGCGGCCTCGCCGATCGCAAGGAGGTGCGCGTCGTCATCCTGCGTGGGGCTGGGCGCGGTTTCTGTGCCGGGCTCGACATCCAGGAGGATCGGACGACCGACGAGACGCCGGTGCTGCGCACGCTGCGCACCCAGACGAGCATCGGCAACATCTATCGCAAGATGCGCGCCTGTCCGCAGCCGATCATCGCATTGGGCCATGGCGCCGCGGCGGGCGGCGGGCTGTCGCTGCTGCTCGCCTCGGACGTGCGCTATGGGACGCCCAGCTTCCGTTGCAACGCCGCCTATATCCGCATCGGGCTTGGCGGCTGCGACATGGCGTCGAGCTATTTCCTGCCGCGGCTCGTCGGGGCGAGTCTGGCGGCGGAGATGATCCTGACCGGGCGTTTCATCGATGCCGAGCGGGCTTTGCGCGCCGGGCTGATCAGCGAGATCGTCGAGGAAGAGGCGCTGCTCGACCGCGGCCTCGCGCTCGCCGACGAGATGCTGGCGACCGCGCCCTGGGGGCTGCGGCTTTCGAAACAGGCGCTCAATCTCAACATTGACGCGCAGAGCCTCGACGCCGCGATGGCGATCGAGGACCGGCAGCAGGTGATCCTGTCGGCGACCGAGGATCATAAGGAAGCGCTCGCCGCCTTCCTCGGCAAGCGTCCCCCGGAATATAGCGAACAGTGA
- a CDS encoding DUF3703 domain-containing protein: protein MPDHRSAGGSGASRATRTAEARHGAYRQEIDHFRRARRDRDWAACWRYLERAHIIAQPLFRLHISSHAEMLKFAVARGDAREIFGQLLRIMLVPLGALTGRLPAGNTGRARVSAFVPMTVPDDLQPYVRPGAR, encoded by the coding sequence ATGCCAGACCATCGCTCCGCAGGAGGCTCAGGGGCCTCGCGTGCGACCCGTACCGCGGAGGCGCGGCACGGCGCATATCGCCAAGAGATCGATCATTTTCGGCGCGCACGCCGGGATCGCGATTGGGCCGCCTGCTGGCGGTATCTCGAGCGTGCCCATATCATCGCCCAGCCCCTGTTTCGGTTGCATATCTCCTCGCATGCCGAGATGCTGAAGTTCGCCGTCGCGCGGGGCGATGCCCGCGAGATATTCGGGCAGTTGCTGCGCATCATGCTGGTCCCGCTCGGCGCTCTCACCGGCCGGTTGCCCGCCGGCAACACCGGCCGCGCCCGCGTCAGCGCGTTCGTGCCGATGACGGTGCCTGACGATTTGCAGCCCTATGTGCGACCGGGTGCGCGATGA
- a CDS encoding SDR family NAD(P)-dependent oxidoreductase: MAEQPKFDLTGRVALVTGASSGLGAGFARVLAASGAKVVLAARRADKLAEQVAAIEAAGGQAIAVSMDVTDEASTIAAYDAAEAAFGTVDTIVANAGVATEKMAFGLSVDDVDFLLAANVRGVFLTATEGAKRLDKAGAREKQHGRIVLIGSITAEKVFPATSVYGATKAAVRHLGKALAREWARRGISVNVIQPGYFESEMTAELFDSDVGAQMVKSFPRQRMRPATDLHTPLLMLCSDAALGITGSVITVDDGQTL, from the coding sequence ATGGCGGAGCAACCCAAGTTCGACCTGACGGGCCGCGTCGCGCTCGTCACCGGGGCCTCGTCGGGGCTGGGTGCGGGTTTCGCGAGGGTGCTCGCCGCGTCGGGCGCGAAGGTCGTGCTCGCCGCGCGCCGCGCCGACAAGCTCGCCGAGCAAGTCGCGGCGATCGAGGCTGCGGGAGGGCAGGCGATAGCGGTGTCGATGGACGTCACCGACGAAGCCTCGACTATTGCCGCCTATGATGCCGCAGAGGCCGCGTTCGGCACGGTCGACACGATCGTCGCCAATGCCGGGGTCGCCACCGAGAAGATGGCCTTTGGGCTGTCGGTCGACGACGTCGATTTCCTGCTCGCGGCCAATGTTCGCGGCGTTTTCCTGACTGCGACCGAGGGCGCCAAGCGGCTCGACAAGGCGGGGGCCCGCGAGAAGCAGCATGGTCGCATCGTCCTGATCGGATCGATCACCGCCGAGAAGGTGTTTCCCGCGACCTCGGTCTATGGCGCGACCAAGGCGGCGGTGCGCCACCTCGGCAAGGCGCTGGCGCGCGAATGGGCGCGGCGCGGAATCAGCGTCAATGTCATCCAACCGGGCTATTTCGAATCCGAAATGACCGCTGAACTGTTCGACAGCGATGTCGGCGCGCAGATGGTGAAGAGCTTTCCGCGCCAGCGCATGCGTCCCGCTACCGACCTTCATACGCCGTTGCTCATGCTCTGCTCCGACGCGGCGCTCGGCATTACCGGCAGCGTGATCACCGTCGACGATGGGCAGACGCTGTGA
- a CDS encoding efflux RND transporter periplasmic adaptor subunit has translation MAAVAAGALVLGGGGILIGRSTTAPSAVAPAATPAEEEEEGHVEGLVLMDEARAKGAGIVTETIQAGGLASEILAQGVVASTPDGEAVLTARADGAITRIHRRLGDVVRAGESVAVMESRDAAAIASERSSATARLALARSTYAREKKLFDARITAKQDLEAAAAALAEAEAEARRAQSAAAAAKVSGDGRTLAVTSLISGRITKADAKLGAYVLAGTELFRVSDPNHIQINASVLAADARRIRPGDTAVIELLGGETVKAVVRSATPSLDAESKTATIVVIPEGIGGLTPGQGLRARIKPQGTADATLIALPEEAVQTVEGREVVFVRTAKGFQATTVVTGKRGGGRIEIVDGVKPGAVIATRGAFLLKAEIGKGEAEH, from the coding sequence ATGGCCGCCGTCGCGGCCGGGGCGCTCGTTCTGGGTGGTGGCGGTATCTTGATCGGCCGCTCGACGACCGCACCTTCGGCCGTCGCACCCGCGGCGACTCCCGCCGAGGAGGAAGAGGAAGGCCATGTCGAAGGGCTGGTCCTGATGGACGAAGCGCGCGCCAAGGGGGCCGGCATCGTCACCGAGACGATCCAGGCCGGCGGTCTGGCCTCCGAGATATTGGCGCAGGGCGTCGTCGCATCGACCCCCGATGGCGAGGCGGTGCTGACGGCACGCGCCGACGGGGCGATCACCCGCATCCATCGCCGCCTTGGCGACGTCGTTCGCGCCGGTGAATCGGTGGCGGTGATGGAAAGCCGCGACGCGGCGGCCATCGCGTCCGAGCGGAGTTCGGCGACGGCGCGCCTGGCGCTCGCGCGATCGACCTATGCGCGCGAAAAGAAGCTGTTCGACGCCCGCATCACCGCAAAGCAGGACCTCGAGGCCGCCGCCGCAGCGCTGGCCGAAGCCGAAGCCGAGGCGCGGCGGGCGCAATCGGCTGCCGCCGCCGCCAAGGTGTCGGGCGATGGCCGCACCCTCGCGGTGACGAGCCTGATTTCGGGGCGGATCACCAAAGCGGACGCCAAGCTCGGTGCCTATGTGCTCGCCGGAACCGAGTTGTTCCGGGTCTCCGATCCCAATCATATCCAGATCAACGCCTCGGTGCTCGCGGCCGACGCCCGCCGGATCAGGCCTGGCGATACGGCCGTCATCGAACTGCTCGGCGGTGAGACCGTCAAGGCTGTGGTGCGCTCGGCCACCCCGAGCCTCGACGCCGAGAGCAAGACGGCGACGATCGTCGTCATTCCCGAAGGCATTGGCGGACTGACCCCCGGGCAAGGCCTTCGCGCCCGGATCAAGCCGCAAGGCACAGCGGATGCCACGCTGATCGCGCTGCCCGAAGAAGCCGTGCAGACGGTCGAGGGACGCGAGGTCGTGTTCGTCAGAACCGCCAAGGGCTTTCAGGCGACAACGGTGGTCACCGGCAAGCGCGGCGGCGGACGCATCGAGATTGTCGACGGGGTGAAGCCGGGCGCGGTCATCGCGACCAGGGGCGCCTTCCTGCTCAAAGCCGAAATCGGCAAGGGCGAGGCGGAGCATTGA
- a CDS encoding Na+/H+ antiporter: MHAVEAFELVLALLALVIVLHWLALKLRWPPATALLVGGGALAFIPGLPHISLDPELALVLFLPPLLMDGAYYTALGRFRRHLPGILSLAVGAVVFTTLVVGVVAHWILPELPWAACFALGAIVSPPDAVSARAVLKGVHLPRRLEALLEGESLLNDATGLILFRFAVAATLSGVFDAGDAVQSFAFVALGGVVVGAVVAKGWIILAKRFSDPMLIMLITILLCWAAYIAGETVHVSGVIATVTAGLAMGWYQHEILPAAVRLRANSGWQIMVFVLEALVFILIGFSLRDAIERIGGIGAIPGSWVTMMVGVVLTVTVARFVWIFASEAVLEAARRVGLERARPLGWRQATVLSWAGMRGVVTLAVPLTLPMAMPGRDLMLICAFAVIFVTVVVQGSSLGLLIRRVKPVDVDPPAKMALPAAEAAMARARFAVIEKLAYDEDGTLIHPMMLEEHRKRMNFMERYEADASTTMDGLRAHFDVLLQAIAAGRAELIRIHRAGLIEDEVLHELERDLDVEELAMTLQRGD; the protein is encoded by the coding sequence ATGCATGCCGTCGAAGCCTTCGAACTTGTCCTCGCTCTCCTGGCCCTCGTCATCGTGCTGCACTGGCTGGCGCTCAAGCTCCGCTGGCCGCCGGCAACGGCTTTGCTTGTGGGCGGCGGTGCGCTGGCCTTCATTCCGGGCTTGCCACATATTTCGCTCGACCCCGAACTCGCGCTCGTGCTGTTCCTGCCGCCGCTGCTGATGGACGGCGCCTATTACACCGCGCTCGGGCGCTTCCGGCGCCATCTGCCCGGCATCCTGTCGCTCGCGGTGGGTGCGGTCGTCTTCACCACCCTCGTCGTCGGCGTGGTCGCGCACTGGATTCTACCCGAGCTGCCGTGGGCCGCCTGTTTCGCGCTCGGCGCCATCGTTTCGCCGCCTGATGCCGTGTCGGCGCGCGCGGTGCTCAAGGGCGTCCACCTTCCCCGCCGGCTCGAAGCGCTGCTCGAGGGCGAAAGCCTGCTCAACGACGCGACCGGCCTGATCCTCTTCCGCTTCGCGGTCGCGGCAACGCTCAGCGGGGTTTTCGACGCCGGCGACGCCGTGCAGAGCTTCGCCTTCGTCGCACTCGGCGGCGTGGTCGTCGGTGCCGTAGTCGCCAAGGGCTGGATCATCCTTGCGAAGCGCTTCAGCGATCCGATGCTGATCATGCTGATCACGATCCTGCTCTGCTGGGCGGCCTATATCGCGGGCGAGACCGTCCATGTCTCGGGCGTGATCGCAACGGTCACCGCGGGGCTCGCCATGGGCTGGTACCAGCATGAGATCCTGCCCGCCGCGGTCCGCCTGCGCGCCAATTCGGGATGGCAGATCATGGTCTTCGTCCTCGAAGCGCTGGTGTTCATCCTGATCGGCTTTTCGCTGCGCGACGCGATCGAGCGGATTGGCGGGATCGGCGCGATCCCGGGCAGCTGGGTGACCATGATGGTCGGCGTCGTCCTGACCGTCACCGTCGCGCGCTTCGTCTGGATCTTCGCGTCGGAGGCAGTGCTGGAAGCCGCGCGCCGGGTGGGCCTCGAACGCGCGCGACCGCTCGGCTGGCGGCAGGCGACGGTACTGAGCTGGGCCGGGATGCGCGGCGTCGTGACGCTGGCGGTGCCGCTGACGCTGCCGATGGCCATGCCGGGCCGCGACCTGATGCTGATCTGCGCCTTCGCGGTGATCTTCGTGACGGTGGTCGTCCAGGGATCGAGCCTCGGGCTGCTGATTCGCCGCGTCAAACCAGTCGATGTCGATCCGCCCGCCAAGATGGCGTTGCCCGCCGCCGAAGCCGCGATGGCACGCGCGCGCTTCGCGGTGATCGAGAAACTCGCCTATGACGAGGACGGCACCCTCATCCATCCGATGATGCTCGAGGAGCATCGCAAACGGATGAATTTCATGGAGCGCTACGAAGCCGATGCCAGCACGACGATGGACGGCTTGCGGGCGCATTTCGACGTGCTGCTTCAGGCCATCGCGGCGGGCCGCGCCGAACTGATCCGCATCCACCGCGCCGGGCTGATCGAGGACGAGGTTCTCCACGAACTGGAGCGCGACCTCGACGTCGAGGAACTGGCGATGACGCTCCAGCGCGGCGACTAG
- a CDS encoding TolC family protein — MSVQPALAEPVSLSDALVRGQEASPRIARAKAELKAAEGRATQAGVRPNPTISAEVENFSGTGPYRTFGQTETTVAVSQPFELGGKRRARKAVAAAERELARISLRSAEADLSYDIIVAHAELRAAEDRAVLSQSVLARAVELARIAETLVDVGRDPPLTKLRADALLAEAKAESLKTMAQLMSARQKLALFIGSDDPELSAVRQDILSLPALAADAQSLDERLAAAERDAASARVRQAQAEGVPDITASGGVRNFRESKDTAFIVGVSIPLPVFNRNRGNIDAARAEGEAVEAQLAQARLDTRFSRRDAELMLSAANERVSALSGVGLYQAGEAARVAEIGYQQGKFTLIELIDAQEALTSANLKLIEAELDRARAFAALGRANAQ, encoded by the coding sequence ATGTCGGTTCAACCGGCATTGGCCGAACCTGTCTCGCTGTCCGACGCCTTGGTGCGCGGACAAGAGGCCTCACCGCGGATTGCCAGAGCCAAGGCTGAGCTGAAGGCGGCCGAAGGCCGCGCGACGCAGGCTGGCGTGCGTCCAAATCCCACCATATCCGCCGAAGTCGAGAATTTTAGCGGCACCGGACCCTATCGGACCTTTGGCCAGACCGAGACGACCGTCGCGGTTTCGCAGCCCTTCGAGCTTGGCGGCAAAAGGCGTGCCCGCAAGGCGGTCGCCGCCGCCGAGCGCGAATTGGCCCGAATCTCACTGCGCAGCGCCGAGGCCGACCTGTCCTACGACATCATCGTGGCGCATGCCGAACTCCGCGCGGCGGAAGACCGGGCGGTGCTGTCGCAAAGCGTTCTCGCGCGGGCGGTCGAACTGGCTCGGATCGCGGAAACCCTCGTCGATGTCGGGCGCGATCCGCCGCTGACCAAGCTGCGCGCCGATGCGCTGCTCGCCGAGGCGAAGGCCGAAAGCCTGAAGACGATGGCGCAGTTGATGTCGGCTCGCCAAAAACTGGCTCTGTTCATCGGCAGCGATGATCCCGAGCTGTCGGCTGTTCGGCAGGACATCCTTTCGCTTCCCGCTCTCGCAGCCGATGCGCAGAGCCTCGACGAGCGGCTTGCCGCCGCCGAGCGCGATGCCGCCTCCGCACGGGTCCGGCAGGCGCAGGCCGAGGGCGTTCCCGACATCACGGCGTCAGGCGGGGTGCGGAACTTTCGCGAAAGCAAGGACACGGCGTTTATCGTTGGTGTTTCGATCCCGCTGCCGGTGTTCAATCGCAATCGTGGCAATATCGATGCGGCGCGCGCCGAAGGCGAGGCCGTGGAGGCCCAACTCGCACAGGCCCGCCTCGACACCCGCTTTTCGCGGCGTGATGCCGAACTGATGCTCTCGGCCGCCAACGAACGGGTGTCGGCGCTGTCGGGGGTCGGCCTGTATCAGGCTGGCGAAGCCGCGCGGGTCGCCGAGATCGGATACCAGCAGGGCAAGTTCACGCTCATCGAACTGATCGATGCCCAGGAGGCGCTGACCAGCGCCAATCTCAAACTCATCGAAGCCGAACTCGATCGCGCCCGCGCGTTTGCCGCGCTGGGCCGTGCGAACGCGCAATAG
- a CDS encoding copper resistance protein B has translation MTRLALLLSGIAPLVFAVPAAAQSMDHSMHGSAAPAPATKPAAKAPACPPEHAAMGHCTPDEETPQPGEPDAEMPDMGTMDHGTPAPSDPDCPPEHASMGHCTPKAPAPDAMGGASGTDLPPGDAPAPSPPTDWYADRIFPGGAMEHSRHEMMKEGGDQKIAFVSLNLAEYQARKGRDGFRWEGEGWYGGDINRLTVKSEGEAVFGEGIESGEVQALYSRAIGPYFNAQAGVRQDFGHGPDRTYATIGVEGLAPYWFEVEGALFLSNKGDLLARLEASYDQRLTQKLILQPAAEVNFAAQDVPESGIGSGLSDVELGLRLRYEVVKEFAPYVGVEWARKVGDSARFARAAGEDASGVSFVMGIKAWF, from the coding sequence ATGACCCGGCTCGCCCTGCTGCTTTCGGGCATCGCGCCGCTGGTTTTCGCGGTTCCGGCGGCGGCGCAGTCGATGGATCATTCGATGCATGGGTCGGCGGCGCCCGCACCGGCGACGAAACCCGCCGCCAAGGCGCCTGCCTGCCCGCCCGAACATGCCGCGATGGGGCATTGCACGCCCGACGAGGAAACGCCGCAGCCAGGCGAACCCGATGCGGAAATGCCCGACATGGGAACGATGGATCATGGCACGCCGGCGCCCTCCGATCCCGACTGTCCGCCCGAGCATGCGAGCATGGGGCACTGCACGCCGAAGGCGCCGGCGCCCGATGCGATGGGCGGTGCCAGCGGCACCGACCTGCCGCCCGGCGACGCGCCTGCGCCTTCGCCGCCGACCGACTGGTACGCCGATCGCATCTTTCCGGGCGGCGCGATGGAGCATTCGCGCCACGAGATGATGAAGGAGGGCGGCGACCAGAAGATCGCCTTCGTCAGCCTGAACCTTGCCGAATATCAGGCGCGCAAGGGGCGCGACGGCTTTCGCTGGGAGGGCGAGGGCTGGTACGGCGGCGACATCAACCGCCTGACGGTGAAGAGCGAAGGCGAGGCGGTGTTCGGCGAAGGCATCGAAAGCGGCGAGGTCCAGGCGCTCTACAGCCGCGCGATCGGTCCCTATTTCAACGCGCAGGCGGGTGTTCGCCAGGACTTTGGCCACGGCCCCGACCGGACCTATGCGACGATCGGTGTCGAGGGGCTTGCGCCCTATTGGTTCGAGGTCGAGGGGGCGCTGTTTCTGTCGAACAAGGGCGATCTGCTCGCCCGCCTCGAAGCCAGTTACGACCAGCGTTTGACCCAGAAGCTGATCCTCCAGCCCGCCGCCGAGGTCAATTTCGCGGCGCAGGATGTCCCCGAAAGCGGGATCGGTTCGGGGCTCTCCGACGTCGAACTCGGCCTGCGGCTCCGCTATGAGGTGGTCAAGGAATTCGCACCCTATGTCGGCGTCGAATGGGCGCGCAAGGTCGGCGACAGCGCCCGCTTCGCCCGCGCCGCAGGCGAGGATGCGAGCGGCGTCAGTTTCGTGATGGGGATCAAGGCCTGGTTCTGA
- a CDS encoding methylated-DNA--[protein]-cysteine S-methyltransferase, whose protein sequence is MTERIHYHLFETAAGFAAIGWNDKGISSLRLPAASAHEAERSLVRRFSMALPTEPPPAVRSVVDAVVRYFAGERVDFAAVPVDMGEQSLFFEQVYAFVRKLGWGEATTYGAVAKALGAGPEFARDVGQAMANNPVPLIVPCHRVTGAGGKIGGFSAPGGSTSKAHMLALEGVSIEAAPTSRKAAPGKTDTQAGFDF, encoded by the coding sequence ATGACGGAGCGGATTCACTATCATCTGTTCGAGACCGCGGCGGGCTTCGCCGCGATCGGCTGGAACGACAAAGGGATTTCCAGCCTGCGGCTGCCTGCGGCGAGTGCGCACGAGGCGGAGCGTTCGCTGGTGCGCCGGTTTTCGATGGCGCTGCCGACCGAACCGCCGCCGGCGGTGCGGTCGGTGGTCGATGCCGTGGTGCGCTATTTTGCGGGCGAAAGGGTCGATTTCGCGGCGGTCCCGGTCGACATGGGCGAACAGTCGCTCTTTTTCGAGCAGGTCTACGCCTTCGTCCGCAAGCTCGGATGGGGGGAGGCGACGACCTATGGTGCGGTCGCGAAGGCTCTCGGTGCAGGTCCCGAATTTGCGCGAGACGTCGGCCAGGCGATGGCGAACAACCCGGTTCCGCTGATCGTGCCGTGCCACCGTGTGACCGGCGCCGGTGGCAAGATCGGGGGTTTTTCAGCCCCTGGAGGGTCGACGTCGAAAGCGCATATGCTCGCACTCGAAGGGGTCTCGATCGAAGCGGCCCCAACGTCCCGAAAGGCCGCGCCGGGCAAGACCGACACCCAGGCCGGTTTCGACTTCTAA